Proteins found in one Leptolyngbyaceae cyanobacterium genomic segment:
- a CDS encoding protein kinase, giving the protein MNKSFTNHHPNTDHQILNYRIIETIYSGSRTLVYRAIRTSDQLPVAIKLLKNPYPNFNELVQFRNQYTITKNLRSSSIVQTYSLEPYQNSYALVMEDFGGISLKNYVQKVNFQFLKEFLDIAIAICNALDVLYRQRVIHKDIKPSNILINPQTKEVKLIDFSIASLLPRETQTILNP; this is encoded by the coding sequence ATGAATAAATCTTTCACAAACCATCACCCAAACACAGACCATCAAATTCTTAACTATCGAATTATTGAAACTATTTATTCCGGAAGTCGTACCTTAGTGTATCGAGCCATCCGTACTTCAGACCAATTACCTGTTGCAATCAAACTCCTAAAAAATCCTTATCCCAATTTCAACGAACTGGTACAATTTCGCAATCAATATACTATTACTAAAAATCTGCGATCGTCCTCGATTGTCCAAACCTATAGCCTAGAACCATATCAAAATAGCTATGCTTTGGTTATGGAAGATTTCGGAGGAATTTCTTTAAAAAATTACGTCCAAAAAGTCAATTTTCAATTTCTAAAAGAATTTTTAGATATAGCGATCGCCATCTGTAATGCTCTGGACGTTTTATATCGCCAGAGAGTAATCCATAAAGATATCAAACCCAGCAACATTCTGATTAATCCCCAAACCAAAGAAGTTAAGTTAATCGACTTTAGTATTGCTTCACTGCTACCCAGAGAAACCCAAACTATATTAAATCCC